One genomic segment of Polyodon spathula isolate WHYD16114869_AA chromosome 17, ASM1765450v1, whole genome shotgun sequence includes these proteins:
- the plek2 gene encoding pleckstrin-2 → MDRIQDENAVLKEGFLVKRGHIVHNWKTRWFVLHPDRLLYYRYEGGKRESSPRGKVILAECKVTCPCLEYENRPMVIKLKTQKSTEYFLEACSREQRDMWASSITAAIHTLHPTQALKPNPEHSSIQLHNVSLNQVADSMQDIHSGIKLMNHIEQGNSFKKCFTGSALVDWLVSLNFVVTRFEAVTLSSTLMDESFVKPIGIKSISAIRSGELSDQFLDDSTALYTFTERCKRKASVKHEISLSAVELSGRVVIQGYLLKQGHNRKSWKIRLFILRAEPGYLHYYDPSRDDQRPVGGFPLRGCLVSALEDNGVHSGVKGKLQGNLFKIITRNDIHYYIQAASKEERLEWISALKQLTC, encoded by the exons ATGGATAGGATTCAGGATGAAAATGCAGTTCTCAAGGAAGGGTTTCTAGTGAAAAGG GGGCACATTGTGCACAACTGGAAGACGCGCTGGTTTGTTCTCCATCCGGACAGGCTTCTGTACTACAGATACGAAGGGGGGAAGCGGGAGTCCTCGCCCAGAGGCAAGGTCATCCTTGCGGAGTGCAAAGTTACCTGTCCCTGCCTAGAATACGAGAACAGACCG ATGGTGATTAAATTAAAGACACAGAAATCAACTGAGTATTTTCTGGAAGCATGTTCTCGGGAGCAGCGTGACATGTGGGCGTCCAGCATCACAGCGGCTATCCACACGCTGCACCCCACGCAGGCTCTGAAACCAAATCCAGAGCACTCGTCCATACAACTGCACAACGTCAGCTTGAA CCAGGTGGCGGATTCAATGCAAGACATTCACAGTGGGATCAAACTAATGAACCACATAGAACAAGGCAACTCTTTCAAGAAGTGTTTCACAG GCTCCGCTCTGGTCGACTGGTTGGTTTCTCTCAATTTTGTGGTGACTCGTTTTGAAGCCGTGACGCTGTCCTCCACTCTGATGGATGAGAGCTTTGTGAAACCCATAGGGATTAAGAGTATCTCGGCGATCAGGAGCGGGGAGCTGTCCGATCAGTTTCTCGATGACTCTACGGCGCTATACACCTTC ACGGAGCGCTGCAAGAGGAAAGCCAGCGTGAAACATGAAATCAGTCTCTCGGCAGTGGAGCTCAGCGGAAGAGTTGTGATTCAGGGATATTTGTTGAAGCAG GGACACAACAGAAAAAGCTGGAAGATTCGATTGTTCATTCTGAGGGCGGAGCCTGGTTACCTGCATTACTATGATCCCTCCCGC GACGACCAACGTCCAGTCGGAGGATTTCCACTGCGGGGCTGTCTCGTCTCGGCACTCGAAGACAACGGAGTTCACTCGG GAGTGAAGGGGAAGCTGCAGGGCAATCTGTTCAAAATTATAACTCGGAACGACATTCACTACTACATCCAGGCCGCCTCCAAGGAAGAGAGGCTGGAATGGATCAGCGCCCTCAAGCAGCTGACGTGTTAG